One window from the genome of Elaeis guineensis isolate ETL-2024a chromosome 5, EG11, whole genome shotgun sequence encodes:
- the LOC140857813 gene encoding uncharacterized protein → MREGERIVVECNQLGQPIKKAACLLTSFLGTVARRPQLCPLGYAKWNDMLPTYKVELLRVIESKFVLPPSTHDFVMKSLNRKWKEYRAQLKKDYMIQGMTEEEVARNYPPDVPPHQWMELVHYWFSERAQTYSAIGRAARAAQSVPHTSGSKSYARLR, encoded by the exons atgcgtgagggtgagagaattgttgtggagtgcaatcagctaggtcagccaattaagaaagctgcctgcttattgacttcatttttggggactgttgctcggaggcctcagctatgtccgttgggctatgcaaaatggaatgacatgcttccaacgtacaaagttgagctccttcgagttatagag agcaagtttgttctccctccatccactcatgattttgtaatgaagtctctcaaccgcaaatggaaagaatatagagcacaattgaagaaggactatatgatacagggtatgacagaggaggaggttgctaggaattatcctcctgatgtaccccctcatcagtggatggagttggttcattattggttctccgagagggcacag acttattctgctattggtagagctgcacgagcagctcagtctgttcctcatacatcggggtcgaagagttatgcacgactccgatag